In Nocardioides conyzicola, one genomic interval encodes:
- a CDS encoding PLP-dependent aminotransferase family protein — MDLAVDLSERGDRASAIYRALLEAVRVGRLTPGDRLPPTRALAQDLGVSRNTVAQAYERLVAEGFFQSRVGAGTFVADLATPAPRAGRAGVLTPRAGWTYVPTQVSGQSAAPAYDFRVGIPDASLFPFDAWRRLLNAEVRAGAHSPGTYAAPGGHPELRSAIARCIGLNRGVTADADDIVVTHGTQQALDLIARVLVAPGDVVVVEDPGYPQAREVFASHGARVVPVRVDDEGLVVDEVPAEARVVYTTPSHQFPHGPPLSRRRREALLDLADRQGIAIVEDDYDSEFRFVEGPLETLHALDRHGRVLYLGTYSKTLVPALRAGYVVVPPSLRDALRGARQLADGYGDPAGEAALARFIADGLFATHVKRARAVYAERRDLLRTELDRQLGDVLTVVPSAAGLHLTAVFADPTVDDGAVARACRADGVALDALSAYAVGPGRRVGLVLGYGALRPASITPGLALVARHVARRAPSR, encoded by the coding sequence GTGGACCTGGCGGTGGACCTGAGCGAGCGTGGGGACCGGGCGAGCGCGATCTACCGCGCGCTGCTGGAGGCGGTGCGGGTCGGCCGGCTCACGCCCGGCGACCGGCTCCCCCCGACGCGCGCGCTGGCGCAGGACCTGGGGGTCTCGCGCAACACCGTCGCGCAGGCCTACGAGCGGCTCGTCGCCGAGGGGTTCTTCCAGTCGCGGGTGGGCGCCGGCACCTTCGTCGCCGACCTGGCGACGCCTGCGCCGAGGGCGGGGCGGGCCGGCGTGCTCACACCACGGGCCGGCTGGACCTACGTGCCGACCCAGGTCAGCGGCCAGAGCGCGGCGCCGGCGTACGACTTCCGGGTCGGCATCCCCGACGCGTCCCTCTTCCCCTTCGACGCGTGGCGCCGTCTGCTCAACGCCGAGGTGCGGGCGGGTGCGCACAGCCCCGGCACGTACGCCGCGCCGGGCGGCCACCCCGAGCTCCGGTCCGCGATCGCGCGCTGCATCGGCCTCAACCGCGGTGTGACCGCCGACGCCGACGACATCGTGGTCACCCACGGCACCCAGCAGGCGCTCGACCTGATCGCGCGGGTGCTGGTCGCACCGGGCGACGTCGTGGTCGTCGAGGACCCGGGCTACCCCCAGGCCCGGGAGGTCTTCGCCTCGCACGGCGCGCGGGTCGTCCCCGTCCGGGTCGACGACGAGGGGCTGGTCGTCGACGAGGTGCCCGCCGAGGCGCGGGTGGTCTACACGACGCCGTCGCACCAGTTCCCCCACGGCCCGCCCCTCTCGCGGCGTCGCCGCGAGGCGCTGCTCGACCTGGCCGACCGGCAGGGCATCGCGATCGTCGAGGACGACTACGACAGCGAGTTCCGGTTCGTCGAGGGGCCGCTCGAGACCCTCCACGCGCTCGACCGGCACGGCCGCGTGCTCTACCTCGGCACCTACTCCAAGACCCTGGTCCCCGCGCTGAGGGCGGGGTACGTCGTCGTGCCCCCGTCGTTGCGGGACGCGTTGCGTGGCGCGCGTCAGCTCGCCGACGGCTACGGCGACCCCGCCGGCGAGGCGGCCCTGGCCCGGTTCATCGCCGACGGCCTGTTCGCGACCCACGTCAAGCGCGCCCGCGCGGTGTACGCCGAGCGCCGCGACCTGCTGCGCACCGAGCTCGACCGGCAGCTCGGCGACGTGCTGACCGTGGTGCCGTCGGCTGCCGGGCTGCACCTGACCGCGGTGTTCGCCGACCCGACGGTCGACGACGGGGCGGTCGCCCGGGCCTGCCGTGCGGACGGCGTCGCGCTCGACGCGCTCTCGGCGTACGCCGTCGGTCCCGGCAGGCGGGTGGGCCTGGTGCTGGGCTACGGGGCGCTGCGCCCGGCGTCGATCACGCCGGGGTTGGCGCTGGTGGCTCGACACGTCGCGCGTCGCGCGCCATCCAGATGA
- a CDS encoding AMIN-like domain-containing (lipo)protein gives MRTYAAAPALLTLALLAGCGGSDGSAPPFAAGTGPDDGGHGSGNGLALTGVRTTHESDFDRIVFELGGTGTPGWRAEYTAHPVYEGSGNPVTLRGTTYLSVNLRGLGLPPDTGVVPYGDDSTRVPGADGSGIVEIAPGGVFEGEQQAYVRLAGAQRPFRVFALTDPTRVVVDVADR, from the coding sequence ATGCGCACCTACGCGGCAGCTCCCGCCCTGCTCACCCTCGCCCTGCTGGCCGGGTGCGGCGGGAGCGACGGGAGCGCGCCGCCCTTCGCGGCCGGCACCGGGCCCGACGACGGCGGCCACGGCTCGGGCAACGGGCTCGCCCTGACCGGCGTACGCACCACGCACGAGTCCGACTTCGACCGCATCGTCTTCGAGCTCGGCGGCACCGGGACGCCCGGCTGGCGGGCGGAGTACACCGCCCACCCCGTCTACGAGGGCTCGGGCAACCCGGTGACGCTGCGCGGCACGACGTACCTCTCCGTCAACCTGCGCGGGCTCGGCCTCCCGCCCGACACCGGCGTCGTGCCGTACGGCGACGACAGCACGCGCGTCCCCGGCGCCGACGGCTCCGGGATCGTCGAGATCGCACCCGGCGGCGTCTTCGAGGGCGAGCAGCAGGCGTACGTCCGCCTGGCGGGCGCCCAGCGGCCGTTCCGCGTCTTCGCGCTCACCGATCCCACCCGGGTGGTCGTGGACGTCGCCGACCGGTGA
- a CDS encoding HNH endonuclease signature motif containing protein → MTAMTTPHHQVATATVRMRGVADAVVDASVWSMSSGEAASTLLELTKLEAQVVELRARVARHADELQVGADVGATSTATWLAHQTRMTRSAAAGVVHLGYDLDTHDVIRDALAAGGLRPEQAVVIVRAVKELPADLDPDLVIRAEKHLVDAAAEHDAKTLRILGRRLLEVVAPDLADQHEADLLEKEEAKAAQATRLTMTDDGHGKTHARFTLPTVQAAMLKKMLLAIAAPKHQAATHGPGVERRPGPKRMGRAFAELIERISAKDLPQVGGTDATIVIHIDLDVLTGKLNKAGVLDTGERISPRQVRRLACTARILPVVLNGKSEVLDVGRARRFFTKAQLTALGIRDGGCLADGCDWPPWMCHGHHWTRWADDGNTDLSNGGLLCPRHHARAHDPTYETTHQPDGKVTFHRRC, encoded by the coding sequence ATGACAGCGATGACCACACCCCACCACCAGGTGGCGACGGCGACCGTGCGGATGCGCGGTGTTGCCGATGCCGTGGTGGATGCGTCGGTGTGGTCCATGTCCTCTGGCGAAGCAGCGTCGACTCTGCTGGAGCTGACGAAGCTGGAGGCGCAGGTCGTGGAGCTCCGGGCCCGGGTTGCGCGGCACGCCGACGAGCTGCAGGTCGGCGCCGATGTCGGTGCGACGTCGACCGCGACCTGGTTGGCGCACCAGACCCGGATGACCCGGTCCGCCGCGGCGGGTGTGGTGCACCTCGGCTACGACCTGGACACCCACGACGTGATCCGGGACGCGCTCGCCGCCGGCGGCCTCCGCCCGGAGCAGGCGGTCGTGATCGTCCGGGCGGTCAAGGAGCTTCCCGCCGATCTGGACCCGGATCTGGTGATCCGCGCGGAGAAGCATCTCGTCGATGCCGCTGCTGAGCACGACGCGAAGACGTTGCGGATCCTCGGCCGCCGGCTCCTCGAGGTCGTCGCCCCGGACCTCGCGGACCAGCACGAGGCCGACCTCCTCGAGAAGGAGGAAGCCAAAGCCGCCCAAGCGACCCGGCTCACCATGACCGACGACGGCCACGGCAAGACCCACGCCCGGTTCACCCTCCCGACCGTGCAGGCCGCGATGCTCAAGAAGATGCTCCTCGCGATCGCCGCACCCAAGCACCAGGCCGCCACCCACGGACCCGGCGTCGAACGCCGCCCGGGACCCAAGCGGATGGGCCGCGCATTCGCCGAGCTCATCGAACGCATCAGTGCCAAGGACCTGCCCCAGGTCGGCGGCACCGACGCCACCATCGTCATCCACATCGACCTCGACGTGCTGACCGGCAAGCTGAACAAGGCGGGTGTCCTCGACACCGGCGAACGCATCAGCCCCCGCCAGGTCCGACGTCTCGCCTGCACCGCCCGGATCCTCCCCGTCGTCCTCAACGGCAAGAGCGAGGTCCTCGACGTCGGCAGAGCCAGACGCTTCTTCACCAAGGCCCAGCTGACCGCCCTGGGCATCAGGGACGGCGGCTGCCTCGCCGACGGGTGCGACTGGCCACCCTGGATGTGCCACGGACACCACTGGACCCGCTGGGCAGACGACGGCAACACCGACCTCTCAAACGGCGGCCTCCTCTGCCCCCGACACCACGCACGAGCCCACGACCCGACCTACGAGACGACCCACCAACCCGACGGCAAGGTCACCTTCCACCGCAGGTGCTAG
- a CDS encoding ceramidase domain-containing protein has translation MPTRSLRPLAYAALTAVASIGLLVLAIGNGWLGPDVGRGANFCEAARDGWVKQRANSYSNIGFVVAGLLVAWRAGRRDQLGDVLPTHGGLATAYACVVVVLGPASAAMHATQAERGGDFDLLSMYLVAAFAAAYALMRWYRQGQVLFAQLFLLFVAACELVGLYDGRVPVVDQAGNVAFAALLLTAVVLEVRLWLRAGRSPEAVPRTDLRWGAASLAAILVAFTIWNVTKSLWCDPHSLLQGHAAWHLLDALSAYLLFRLWTSEIARPGEPG, from the coding sequence ATGCCGACCCGGTCCCTCCGCCCACTGGCGTACGCAGCACTCACGGCGGTGGCCTCGATCGGGCTGCTGGTCCTCGCGATCGGCAACGGCTGGCTGGGGCCGGACGTGGGGCGCGGCGCGAACTTCTGCGAGGCGGCGCGCGACGGGTGGGTGAAGCAACGGGCCAACTCCTACTCCAACATCGGGTTCGTCGTGGCCGGTCTGCTGGTGGCGTGGCGGGCGGGCCGGCGCGACCAGCTGGGTGACGTCCTCCCGACGCACGGCGGGCTCGCGACGGCGTACGCCTGCGTGGTGGTCGTCCTCGGCCCGGCGAGCGCGGCGATGCACGCGACCCAGGCGGAGCGAGGTGGGGACTTCGACCTGCTGAGCATGTACCTCGTCGCGGCGTTCGCGGCCGCCTACGCGCTGATGCGCTGGTACCGGCAGGGACAGGTGCTCTTCGCCCAGCTCTTCCTGCTCTTCGTCGCGGCGTGCGAGCTGGTCGGGCTGTACGACGGGCGGGTGCCCGTCGTGGACCAGGCGGGCAACGTCGCCTTCGCGGCGCTGCTGCTCACGGCGGTCGTGCTGGAGGTACGGCTCTGGCTCCGGGCCGGACGCTCCCCCGAGGCCGTGCCGCGGACCGACCTGCGCTGGGGCGCGGCCTCGCTCGCGGCCATCCTCGTCGCCTTCACGATCTGGAACGTCACCAAGTCGCTGTGGTGCGACCCGCACTCCCTGCTCCAGGGACACGCCGCCTGGCACCTGCTCGACGCCCTTTCGGCGTACCTGCTGTTCCGCCTGTGGACAAGCGAGATCGCTCGTCCGGGTGAGCCCGGGTAA
- a CDS encoding cellulose binding domain-containing protein, translating into MVELEIRTRRRRPWLRRLFSLLRWSGTLLVLVLAIPTPWGPPHLGVTVVSGQSMLPTYDPQELVVTWRADDYPVGTPIVYGIPAGQAGAGLNVVHRVVDTGPDGTHITQGDNNDHVDPWHPRNSDIRGKVVVHVPQGGRMLRILGSPLILAVLAGIMTAAAVLKRKDDEDPPDDSWRGPRRRKRHRRNTPRVMPIASRAVALAAVTGLVVTAVPARAADLGDIEAADLFASTTAASVAQNPVSYQQTLTSETATSYCATVVVTNHSAQAVQWEVSLNISQAPYNATTIASSYNATTVSFSATVWRVRGVDWNAALGAGQSYTWGYCANRPAGSLTDANASVSVTSSDPQSYCATVTVSTAAVNWVHWKVTIGHSTSGVTDPVYWLAAAPTNINNSATVSFDAGTGTWVVQGSGSNEYVKSGTDATFGYCAPTAAAAPYTDVTPTVTLSNQDSTSYCADVTVSTTSTTWIKWRATIDHTTPNLTAAVYWLNAAPTDLTNVSSVGFSATTGAWQAGGVAFNKLIKAGTPASWRFCAPKNTTGDIYTDATVSVSIASDWGAGYCTNVTVSTTSTDWITWRGTIDHTTPGVSASSYWLTSIPSSYYGVESISFTAGTGTWTFKGLSYNSQIKAGSPVTFGYCK; encoded by the coding sequence GTGGTCGAGCTGGAGATCCGGACCAGGCGGCGCAGACCGTGGCTGCGCCGCCTCTTCAGCCTGCTCAGATGGTCCGGCACATTGCTCGTCCTGGTGCTGGCGATCCCCACCCCGTGGGGACCGCCGCACCTCGGGGTCACGGTCGTCTCGGGGCAGTCGATGCTGCCCACCTACGACCCGCAGGAGCTCGTCGTCACCTGGCGGGCCGACGACTACCCGGTCGGGACCCCGATCGTCTACGGCATCCCGGCCGGCCAGGCCGGTGCCGGCCTCAACGTCGTGCACCGCGTGGTGGACACCGGGCCCGACGGCACCCACATCACCCAGGGCGACAACAACGACCATGTCGACCCGTGGCACCCGCGCAACAGCGACATCCGCGGCAAGGTCGTCGTCCACGTCCCGCAGGGCGGCAGGATGCTGCGGATCCTCGGCTCACCGCTGATCCTCGCCGTCCTCGCCGGGATCATGACGGCCGCCGCCGTGCTCAAGCGGAAGGACGACGAGGACCCTCCCGACGACAGCTGGCGCGGACCGCGCAGGCGCAAGCGTCACCGTCGCAACACCCCGAGGGTGATGCCGATCGCGTCCCGCGCCGTGGCCCTCGCCGCGGTCACCGGACTCGTGGTCACGGCGGTTCCAGCACGGGCCGCCGACCTCGGCGACATCGAGGCCGCCGACCTCTTCGCGAGCACGACGGCCGCGTCGGTCGCCCAGAACCCCGTCTCCTACCAGCAGACCCTCACGAGCGAGACCGCGACGTCGTACTGCGCGACGGTGGTGGTGACCAACCACTCCGCCCAGGCGGTGCAGTGGGAGGTCAGCCTCAACATCTCCCAGGCGCCGTACAACGCCACGACGATCGCGTCGTCGTACAACGCCACGACCGTCAGCTTCAGTGCGACCGTGTGGCGCGTCCGCGGCGTCGACTGGAACGCCGCACTGGGCGCCGGCCAGTCCTACACCTGGGGCTACTGCGCCAACCGGCCGGCAGGCAGCCTGACCGACGCCAACGCCTCTGTCAGCGTCACCAGCTCCGACCCGCAGTCGTACTGCGCGACGGTCACCGTGTCGACGGCCGCCGTCAACTGGGTCCACTGGAAGGTCACCATCGGGCACAGCACGTCCGGCGTCACCGACCCGGTCTACTGGCTGGCGGCCGCGCCCACCAACATCAACAACTCCGCGACCGTCTCCTTCGACGCCGGCACCGGCACCTGGGTGGTCCAGGGCAGCGGCAGCAACGAGTACGTGAAGTCGGGCACCGACGCGACGTTCGGCTACTGCGCGCCGACCGCCGCAGCGGCGCCGTACACGGACGTGACCCCCACCGTGACCCTCAGCAACCAGGACTCGACGAGCTACTGCGCGGACGTCACGGTCTCCACGACCTCCACCACGTGGATCAAGTGGCGCGCGACGATCGACCACACCACGCCCAACCTCACCGCCGCGGTCTACTGGCTCAACGCGGCGCCCACCGACCTCACCAACGTCTCGTCGGTCGGCTTCAGCGCCACGACCGGCGCCTGGCAGGCCGGGGGCGTCGCCTTCAACAAGCTGATCAAGGCCGGTACGCCGGCGAGCTGGCGCTTCTGCGCGCCCAAGAACACGACCGGCGACATCTACACCGACGCGACCGTGAGCGTCTCCATCGCCAGCGACTGGGGTGCCGGCTACTGCACCAACGTCACGGTCTCGACGACCTCGACCGACTGGATCACCTGGCGCGGGACGATCGACCACACCACCCCTGGAGTCTCCGCGTCCAGCTACTGGCTGACCTCGATCCCGTCGAGCTACTACGGGGTCGAGTCCATCTCCTTCACGGCCGGCACCGGCACGTGGACGTTCAAGGGGCTGTCCTACAACTCGCAGATCAAGGCCGGCAGCCCGGTCACCTTCGGCTACTGCAAGTAG
- a CDS encoding LLM class flavin-dependent oxidoreductase — translation MPDYGQELQFGTFLTPDAAGADRVVELALLTEAAGLELATIQDHPYQARFLDAWALIATILARSSSLRVTTNVSNLPLRPPYVLAKTVASLDVLSRGRVELGIGAGAFWDAIVAAGGPRRTPGEALAALDDGIEIIKQTWRAGPAPLHDVEIWVGAIGPRMLALTGRVGDGWLPSQSYVPPEQLAERNARIDEAALAAGRTPAQVRRLYNVNPSGDPGWPEWLAELTLTHGTSTFIVAGDDPATIQRFGTDVAPAVRDLVAAERAGSPRPAGPQPVEVRSGDAVRPTVDDGVRRSGVSPWDESTRPTYDSPHPPLAWSAQERATGQHLVDVHDHLRSELEQLFDLISQVEAGTLDAGAARSLINTMTMRQNDWALGAYCQSYCRVVTTHHTIEDTSMFPHLRASDAGLVPVIDRLEEEHHVIAGVLDGVDRALVAVVSEPDGLARLREAVDLLSDTMTSHLSYEESQLVEPLARYSFY, via the coding sequence ATGCCCGACTACGGCCAGGAACTCCAGTTCGGCACCTTCCTCACCCCGGACGCCGCTGGCGCCGACCGGGTCGTGGAGCTCGCGTTGCTCACGGAGGCGGCCGGGCTCGAGCTCGCGACGATCCAGGACCACCCCTACCAGGCACGCTTCCTCGACGCCTGGGCGCTGATCGCCACGATCCTGGCCCGCTCGTCGTCGCTGCGGGTCACCACCAACGTCAGCAACCTGCCGCTGCGGCCGCCGTACGTCCTCGCGAAGACGGTCGCGAGCCTCGACGTCCTGAGCCGCGGCCGGGTCGAGCTCGGCATCGGCGCCGGCGCCTTCTGGGACGCGATCGTCGCCGCCGGCGGACCGCGTCGTACGCCGGGGGAGGCCCTGGCCGCGCTCGACGACGGCATCGAGATCATCAAGCAGACCTGGCGCGCCGGCCCCGCGCCCCTGCACGACGTCGAGATCTGGGTCGGCGCGATCGGGCCGCGGATGCTGGCCCTGACCGGTCGGGTCGGTGACGGCTGGCTGCCGAGCCAGTCCTACGTCCCGCCCGAGCAGCTGGCCGAGCGCAACGCGCGCATCGACGAGGCCGCGCTCGCCGCCGGTCGGACCCCGGCGCAGGTGCGGCGCCTCTACAACGTCAACCCGTCCGGCGACCCGGGCTGGCCGGAGTGGCTGGCCGAGCTGACCCTGACCCACGGGACGAGCACGTTCATCGTGGCCGGCGACGACCCGGCCACCATCCAGCGGTTCGGCACCGACGTCGCTCCGGCCGTCCGCGATCTGGTGGCGGCCGAGCGGGCGGGGTCGCCACGCCCCGCGGGACCGCAGCCGGTCGAGGTGCGATCCGGCGACGCCGTTCGACCGACGGTCGATGACGGCGTACGCCGGAGCGGCGTGTCGCCCTGGGACGAGTCGACCCGTCCGACGTACGACTCCCCGCACCCGCCGCTGGCCTGGTCGGCCCAGGAGCGGGCCACGGGTCAGCACCTCGTCGACGTGCACGACCACCTGCGCTCGGAGCTCGAGCAGCTCTTCGACCTGATCTCCCAGGTCGAGGCCGGGACGCTCGACGCGGGCGCGGCCCGGTCGCTGATCAACACGATGACGATGCGGCAGAACGACTGGGCGCTCGGCGCCTACTGCCAGTCCTACTGCCGGGTCGTGACGACGCACCACACCATCGAGGACACGTCGATGTTCCCGCACCTGCGCGCCAGCGACGCCGGCCTGGTGCCGGTCATCGACCGGCTCGAGGAGGAGCACCACGTGATCGCGGGGGTCCTCGACGGGGTCGACCGAGCGCTGGTCGCGGTCGTGTCCGAGCCGGACGGCCTGGCGCGGCTGCGGGAGGCGGTGGACCTCCTCTCGGACACGATGACCTCGCACCTGTCCTACGAGGAGAGCCAGCTGGTCGAGCCGCTGGCCCGCTACAGCTTCTACTGA